A portion of the Novosphingobium sp. KA1 genome contains these proteins:
- a CDS encoding 2-oxoacid:ferredoxin oxidoreductase subunit beta yields MNDMTPVTTLKDWETDQEVRWCPGCGDYAILKAVQRTLPMLGADPRNTVFVSGIGCSSRFPYYVESYGFHTIHGRAPAVATGIKLANPELDVWLVTGDGDGMSIGGNHTMHVLRRNLDCQILLFNNEIYGLTKGQYSPTSRVGTPSPTSPAGSVDRPASPCAFALGSGARFVARGYDVSKDLPEVLQAAYRHRGAAFVEIFQNCIVYNKDRFDDFTAKAVAADNQIQLRHGEPLLFAKETRGLALDLETLSLKVVDVANGDWQAAGVAVHNVRNRGLAHMLVEMPFGPFPMALGVIYDDPAPTFESAVVEERARLTAGKNADLARLLGKGQTWVVEDRPAE; encoded by the coding sequence ATGAACGACATGACCCCCGTGACCACGCTGAAAGACTGGGAAACCGATCAGGAAGTACGCTGGTGCCCCGGCTGCGGCGACTATGCGATCCTGAAGGCGGTGCAGCGCACTTTGCCGATGCTCGGTGCCGATCCCAGGAACACCGTTTTCGTGTCCGGTATCGGCTGTTCGAGCCGCTTTCCCTACTATGTCGAAAGCTACGGCTTCCACACGATCCACGGCCGCGCGCCGGCGGTGGCGACCGGCATCAAGCTGGCCAACCCGGAACTCGACGTCTGGCTGGTGACGGGCGACGGGGACGGCATGTCGATCGGCGGCAACCACACGATGCACGTGCTGCGCCGGAACCTCGATTGCCAGATCCTCTTGTTCAACAACGAAATCTACGGCCTCACCAAAGGCCAGTATTCGCCGACGAGCCGGGTGGGTACGCCTTCGCCGACTTCTCCGGCGGGCTCGGTGGACCGCCCCGCCAGCCCTTGCGCCTTCGCGCTTGGCTCCGGTGCGCGGTTCGTGGCGCGGGGTTATGATGTGTCGAAAGACCTGCCCGAGGTGCTGCAGGCCGCTTACCGGCATCGCGGCGCGGCCTTCGTCGAGATTTTCCAGAACTGCATCGTCTACAACAAGGACCGCTTCGACGACTTCACCGCCAAGGCAGTGGCGGCCGACAACCAGATTCAGCTCCGCCATGGCGAGCCGCTGCTCTTCGCGAAGGAGACCCGGGGGCTGGCGCTCGATCTTGAAACGCTGTCGCTCAAGGTCGTCGATGTGGCGAATGGGGACTGGCAGGCGGCGGGTGTGGCGGTTCACAATGTGCGCAACCGGGGCCTTGCGCATATGCTGGTGGAGATGCCCTTCGGGCCGTTCCCGATGGCGCTCGGCGTGATCTATGACGATCCGGCGCCGACGTTCGAAAGCGCCGTGGTGGAGGAACGCGCGCGGCTGACGGCGGGCAAGAACGCCGATCTCGCGAGGCTGCTGGGCAAGGGACAGACCTGGGTGGTGGAGGACAGGCCCGCGGAATAG
- a CDS encoding RNA pyrophosphohydrolase, which translates to MNDFASLPYRPCVGVMLVNPDGKVFVGKRIDTKEGDWWQMPQGGVDDGEDLKDAALRELWEETGVREHNVTVLSRTREELLYDLPEDLIGKLWKGKYRGQRQTWFLLRYDGNDNDVDLEAHKPAEFNDWKWVDAEQLPDLIIPFKKRVYRAVLEEFRALI; encoded by the coding sequence ATGAACGATTTCGCGTCCCTGCCCTACCGCCCCTGTGTCGGAGTCATGCTGGTCAATCCTGACGGCAAGGTCTTCGTCGGCAAGCGAATCGACACCAAGGAAGGCGACTGGTGGCAGATGCCCCAGGGCGGCGTCGACGACGGCGAAGACCTCAAGGACGCAGCCCTGCGCGAGCTTTGGGAAGAGACCGGCGTCCGCGAACACAACGTCACCGTGCTGTCGCGCACGCGCGAGGAACTGCTCTACGACCTGCCCGAAGACCTGATCGGCAAGCTGTGGAAGGGCAAGTATCGCGGCCAGCGCCAGACCTGGTTCCTGCTGCGCTATGACGGCAACGACAACGACGTCGATCTGGAAGCCCACAAGCCGGCCGAATTCAACGACTGGAAGTGGGTCGACGCCGAGCAACTGCCCGACCTCATCATCCCCTTCAAGAAGCGCGTCTACCGCGCCGTCCTGGAAGAATTCCGCGCGCTTATCTGA
- a CDS encoding RsmB/NOP family class I SAM-dependent RNA methyltransferase — protein MTPGARVQAAIEVLDLVIAAARANGAPADRLIGDWFRTRRFAGSKDRRAIRELTYRAIRACGEVPETGRAAMLRVAAEDPQIAAQFGGTGHSPATIVAGEPVAPAGLAPRWLVERFARSEVAEADAMALLDRAPLDIRVNTLRGGRVELPEGGERSLAAQGWRYPPETSIEQTDAYVHGAIEVQDTGSQLTCEVVGARPGETVIDLCAGAGGKTLALAAAMENGGTLVACDVDRARLSRLAPRAERAGATNVETVLLDPNKEAQALQRFAGLADAVLVDAPCSGTGTWRRNPEARWRLTEAQLARYSAIQSRLLDVAAGLVRPGGRLVFVTCSLLDEEGADRAAAFLRGHPGWQADLPELPAGTARGAGLRLSPWHDGTDGFFVARFHRL, from the coding sequence ATGACGCCGGGTGCGCGCGTTCAGGCGGCGATCGAGGTTCTGGATCTCGTGATCGCGGCGGCGCGCGCCAATGGTGCGCCTGCCGACCGGTTGATCGGGGACTGGTTCCGCACCCGCCGCTTTGCCGGCAGCAAGGACCGGCGCGCGATCCGTGAATTGACCTACCGTGCGATCCGGGCTTGCGGCGAAGTGCCCGAGACCGGCCGTGCGGCCATGCTGCGCGTTGCCGCCGAGGACCCGCAGATTGCGGCCCAGTTCGGCGGCACCGGCCATTCGCCCGCCACCATCGTTGCCGGTGAGCCGGTTGCCCCGGCCGGCCTTGCGCCGCGCTGGCTGGTCGAGCGATTCGCCAGGAGCGAGGTGGCCGAAGCGGATGCCATGGCGCTGCTCGACCGTGCGCCGCTCGATATTCGCGTCAATACGCTGCGCGGCGGGCGCGTGGAGCTGCCCGAGGGCGGAGAGCGGTCGCTGGCCGCGCAAGGTTGGCGCTATCCGCCCGAAACCAGCATCGAGCAGACCGACGCCTATGTCCACGGCGCCATCGAGGTGCAGGACACCGGCTCGCAGCTGACCTGCGAAGTGGTCGGCGCGCGTCCGGGCGAGACGGTGATCGATCTGTGCGCCGGGGCCGGGGGCAAGACCCTCGCGCTGGCCGCGGCGATGGAGAACGGTGGCACCCTGGTCGCCTGCGATGTCGACCGTGCGCGCCTGTCGCGCCTTGCCCCGCGTGCCGAGCGGGCCGGAGCGACCAATGTCGAGACCGTGCTGCTCGATCCCAACAAGGAAGCGCAGGCGCTCCAGCGTTTTGCCGGGCTGGCCGATGCCGTGCTGGTCGATGCGCCGTGCTCGGGCACCGGCACCTGGCGTCGTAATCCGGAAGCGCGCTGGCGGCTGACCGAGGCGCAACTGGCGCGCTATTCGGCGATCCAGTCGCGGCTGCTCGATGTGGCGGCCGGACTGGTGCGGCCCGGCGGGCGGCTGGTGTTTGTCACTTGTTCGTTGCTCGACGAGGAGGGGGCGGACCGGGCGGCGGCGTTCCTGCGCGGTCATCCCGGCTGGCAGGCGGACCTGCCGGAACTGCCGGCCGGCACCGCGCGCGGGGCGGGGCTGCGCCTTTCGCCGTGGCATGACGGCACCGACGGCTTTTTCGTCGCGCGCTTCCATCGGCTGTGA
- the guaB gene encoding IMP dehydrogenase has product MDIPLGLTFDDVLLRPAKSDIVPTQADTRTRLTRDICLNIPVISSAMDTVTEADMAIVMAQLGGIGVLHRNLTIEEQCAAVRAVKRFESGMVVNPITITPDATLGEAQAIMLANKISGIPVVEASGKLVGILTNRDVRFAANPAQPVRELMTHENLATVQLGVDQEEARRLLHARRIEKLLVVDNDFRCVGLITVKDIEKAVTYPDATKDAAGRLRVAAATTVGDKGFARTEALLAAECDVVVIDTAHGHNKDVALAVERVKKLSNSAQVIAGNIATAEAARALIDAGADCVKVGIGPGSICTTRIVAGVGVPQLTAIMDAAEEADKSGVPVIADGGLRTSGDAAKALAAGASTIMVGSMLAGTEEAPGETFLYQGRAYKSYRGMGSVGAMGRGSADRYFQGDIKDQMKLVPEGIEGQVAYKGPAKDVIHQLVGGIKAAMGYTGSATVDDLRKNAQFVRITNAGLRESHVHDVTITREAPNYPTR; this is encoded by the coding sequence ATGGACATTCCCCTCGGACTTACTTTCGATGACGTACTTCTGCGTCCTGCAAAGTCCGACATCGTCCCCACCCAGGCCGACACCCGCACGCGCCTGACGCGCGACATCTGCCTCAACATCCCGGTCATCTCCTCGGCCATGGATACCGTGACGGAAGCCGACATGGCGATCGTGATGGCCCAGCTCGGCGGCATCGGCGTGCTCCACCGCAACCTCACCATCGAGGAACAGTGCGCTGCCGTGCGTGCCGTGAAGCGCTTCGAGAGCGGCATGGTCGTGAACCCGATCACCATCACGCCCGACGCCACGCTGGGGGAAGCGCAGGCGATCATGCTCGCCAACAAGATCAGCGGCATTCCCGTGGTCGAGGCTTCGGGCAAGCTGGTCGGCATCCTCACCAACCGCGACGTGCGTTTCGCCGCCAACCCGGCCCAGCCGGTGCGTGAGCTGATGACGCACGAGAACCTCGCCACCGTGCAGCTGGGCGTCGACCAGGAAGAAGCGCGCCGCCTGCTGCACGCCCGCCGGATCGAGAAGCTGCTGGTCGTCGACAACGACTTCCGCTGCGTCGGCCTCATCACCGTAAAGGACATCGAGAAGGCCGTCACCTACCCCGACGCCACCAAGGACGCCGCCGGCCGCCTGCGCGTCGCCGCGGCGACCACCGTGGGCGACAAGGGCTTCGCCCGCACCGAGGCGCTGCTGGCGGCCGAGTGCGACGTGGTCGTCATCGACACCGCCCACGGCCATAACAAGGACGTGGCGCTCGCGGTCGAGCGCGTGAAGAAGCTGTCGAACTCGGCCCAGGTCATCGCCGGCAACATCGCCACCGCCGAAGCGGCGCGGGCGCTGATCGACGCCGGTGCGGACTGCGTCAAGGTCGGCATCGGCCCGGGCTCGATCTGCACCACGCGCATCGTCGCCGGTGTCGGCGTGCCGCAGCTGACCGCGATCATGGATGCCGCCGAAGAGGCCGACAAGTCGGGCGTGCCGGTGATCGCCGACGGCGGTCTGCGCACTTCGGGTGACGCCGCCAAGGCGCTTGCCGCCGGTGCCTCGACCATCATGGTCGGGTCGATGCTGGCGGGTACCGAGGAAGCGCCGGGCGAGACCTTCCTCTACCAGGGCCGCGCCTACAAGTCGTACCGCGGCATGGGTTCGGTAGGCGCGATGGGCCGTGGTTCGGCCGACCGCTACTTCCAGGGCGACATCAAGGACCAGATGAAGCTGGTTCCCGAAGGCATCGAAGGCCAGGTCGCCTACAAGGGCCCGGCCAAGGACGTCATCCACCAGCTGGTCGGCGGCATCAAGGCGGCCATGGGCTACACCGGCTCGGCCACGGTCGACGACTTGCGCAAGAACGCCCAGTTCGTGCGTATCACCAATGCCGGCCTGCGCGAGAGCCACGTCCATGACGTGACCATCACGCGCGAGGCGCCGAACTACCCGACGCGCTGA
- a CDS encoding 2-oxoacid:acceptor oxidoreductase subunit alpha, with the protein MATISSVTDSQAGPGKQAAEAVVVRFAGDSGDGMQLTGGQFTLSTALAGNDLATFPDFPAEIRAPQGTLFGVSAFQINFGSSEITTAGDAPDVLVAMNPAALKTNIEALKPGGLVIVDTGEFNKRNLEKAKYEADPVEDGSLARWDVLAFDISALTMEAVKPFGLGNKEALRCKNMWTLGLALWMFDRDRQPLVDWLNARFAQHPVLAQANVAALNAGHAYGETAELAGPLRKQHIDPVPAEPGLYRTITGAEAVSLGLVAGAQLADLPMFFGGYPITPASAILHHLVKMKEFGVTTFQAEDEIAAICAAIGASYAGQLGVTSSSGPGLALKGEAMGLAIMTELPLVIVNSQRGGPSTGLPTKTEQSDLYQAVYGRNGDAPLPVIAARSPADAFACAIEACRIATQFMTPVILLTDGYIGNASEPWKVPDPATFTPFPAHFLEGPNGPDETVLPYKRDARGVRPWIRPGTEGLMHRIGGIEKALGSGNIDYSPTAHQAQTDARKTRIDGVARAIPAQDVCLGTDGGTLAVVGWGSTFGPIHQAVRRARRRGLDVSHVHVRHVWPLPENLGDLLARFDKVLVPEMNTGQFKTVLRDRFLIDAVPLSKTSGQPFAIAELEEAIGGFFDGIPDNEGGEVPVNDTQLPAPESEQP; encoded by the coding sequence ATGGCGACAATCTCATCGGTTACGGATTCGCAGGCGGGCCCGGGGAAGCAGGCGGCAGAGGCGGTGGTGGTCCGCTTTGCCGGTGATTCCGGCGACGGCATGCAACTCACCGGCGGGCAGTTCACGCTCTCCACCGCGCTTGCCGGAAACGATCTGGCGACCTTTCCCGATTTTCCCGCTGAAATCCGCGCGCCGCAGGGCACGCTGTTCGGTGTCTCGGCGTTCCAGATCAACTTCGGCTCCAGCGAGATCACCACGGCGGGCGATGCGCCCGATGTGCTGGTGGCGATGAACCCGGCGGCGCTGAAGACCAACATCGAGGCACTGAAGCCCGGCGGTCTCGTCATCGTCGACACCGGGGAGTTCAACAAGCGCAACCTCGAAAAGGCGAAGTACGAGGCCGATCCGGTGGAGGATGGCAGTCTCGCCCGGTGGGACGTGCTGGCCTTCGACATTTCCGCGCTGACGATGGAGGCGGTGAAACCCTTCGGCCTCGGCAACAAGGAGGCGCTGCGCTGCAAGAACATGTGGACGCTGGGGCTGGCGCTGTGGATGTTCGACCGGGACCGGCAGCCGCTGGTGGACTGGTTGAACGCCAGGTTCGCGCAGCATCCGGTGCTGGCACAGGCCAATGTCGCCGCGCTCAATGCGGGGCACGCCTATGGCGAGACGGCGGAACTGGCGGGTCCCTTGCGCAAGCAGCATATCGATCCGGTGCCCGCCGAACCCGGCCTCTACCGCACGATCACCGGGGCTGAGGCCGTATCGCTGGGGCTGGTGGCGGGGGCGCAGCTTGCGGACCTGCCGATGTTCTTCGGCGGCTATCCGATCACCCCGGCCTCGGCGATCCTGCACCATCTGGTGAAGATGAAGGAATTCGGCGTCACCACCTTCCAGGCCGAGGACGAGATTGCCGCGATCTGCGCCGCCATCGGGGCCAGCTATGCGGGGCAACTGGGCGTCACGTCGTCCTCAGGTCCCGGCCTCGCGCTCAAGGGCGAGGCGATGGGGCTGGCGATCATGACCGAACTGCCGCTGGTCATCGTCAATTCGCAGCGCGGCGGGCCGTCTACCGGCCTGCCGACCAAGACCGAGCAGTCCGATCTCTATCAGGCGGTCTATGGCCGCAATGGCGATGCGCCGCTGCCGGTGATCGCGGCGCGCTCGCCCGCCGATGCCTTCGCATGCGCGATAGAGGCCTGCCGCATCGCCACGCAGTTCATGACGCCGGTGATCCTGCTGACCGATGGCTATATCGGCAATGCCTCCGAACCGTGGAAAGTGCCCGATCCGGCCACCTTCACCCCGTTCCCGGCGCATTTCCTTGAGGGGCCGAACGGCCCCGACGAGACGGTGCTGCCCTACAAGCGCGACGCGCGCGGGGTCCGTCCGTGGATCAGGCCCGGTACGGAAGGGTTGATGCACCGCATCGGCGGCATCGAAAAGGCGCTGGGTTCCGGCAATATCGACTATTCGCCGACAGCCCATCAGGCGCAGACCGATGCCCGCAAGACCCGGATCGACGGCGTGGCCAGGGCCATCCCGGCGCAGGACGTATGCCTTGGCACGGACGGCGGCACGCTGGCGGTGGTCGGCTGGGGATCGACGTTCGGACCGATCCATCAGGCCGTGCGCCGCGCGCGCCGGCGGGGGCTGGACGTCAGCCATGTCCACGTCCGCCATGTCTGGCCTCTGCCCGAGAATCTGGGCGACCTGCTGGCGCGGTTCGACAAGGTGCTCGTGCCGGAAATGAACACCGGCCAGTTCAAGACCGTGCTGCGCGACCGGTTCCTGATCGATGCGGTGCCGCTGTCGAAGACCAGCGGCCAGCCCTTTGCCATCGCCGAACTGGAAGAGGCGATAGGCGGGTTCTTCGACGGCATCCCCGACAACGAGGGCGGCGAGGTTCCCGTCAACGATACCCAGCTGCCCGCGCCCGAGAGCGAGCAGCCCTGA